Proteins from a genomic interval of Gemmatimonadaceae bacterium:
- a CDS encoding inositol-3-phosphate synthase: AIREGLPYANAAPNLSADVPALLELAQKTGSPLAGKDLKTGQTLMKTMIAPGLKARLLGIEGWYSTNILGNRDGEVLDDPASFKTKEESKLSVLHTILQPEAYPDLYKDFSHVVRINYYPPRGDNKEGWDNIDIVGWMGYPMQIKVNFLCRDSILAAPIVLDLALFSDFAHRAGMKGIQEWLSFYYKSPMAAPGLQPEHDLFIQQTKLKNTLRHLMGEEQITHLGLEYYQS; this comes from the coding sequence CGCGATCCGCGAAGGGCTCCCGTACGCCAATGCCGCGCCCAACCTGAGTGCCGACGTCCCGGCGCTGCTGGAACTCGCACAGAAGACCGGGTCGCCGCTGGCCGGCAAGGACCTCAAGACCGGTCAGACGCTGATGAAGACCATGATCGCCCCGGGTCTCAAGGCGCGATTGCTCGGTATCGAGGGATGGTATTCCACCAACATTCTCGGCAACCGTGACGGCGAAGTGCTCGACGACCCGGCGTCGTTCAAGACGAAGGAGGAGTCGAAGCTGTCGGTGCTGCACACGATCCTTCAGCCGGAAGCGTATCCCGATCTGTACAAGGATTTCTCGCACGTCGTGCGCATCAACTACTACCCGCCGCGCGGCGACAACAAGGAAGGCTGGGACAACATCGACATCGTGGGGTGGATGGGCTACCCGATGCAGATCAAGGTCAACTTCCTCTGCCGCGATTCGATCCTCGCCGCGCCCATCGTGCTGGACCTGGCGCTCTTCTCGGACTTCGCGCATCGCGCGGGGATGAAGGGCATTCAGGAATGGTTAAGCTTCTATTACAAGTCGCCGATGGCCGCTCCCGGATTGCAGCCGGAACACGATCTTTTCATCCAGCAGACGAAGCTCAAGAACACGCTTCGGCATCTGATGGGTGAAGAGCAGATCACCCATCTGGGGCTGGAGTACTATCAGTCCTGA